TAACCGGACAAGTCGGCCACCTCGCCTGTCTTGAGCGGCGTTGCCGCCTGGCGCATGATTTCCAGGACGGTGGCCGCGCCTCTGGGCAGGCTGCCGGCGGCGGCCGCGGGATTGGCGAACAGCGTCAATATCACATGTCCCGAAGTCTGGGCGTAGACCGGGTTGGCCAGGGCGCTTTCCCGATGTTGGCGAAAGCCGGGAACCGGCCGGGGGAGGTGATCTCGATCCGGTTTGGGAACTGTGATCTGCCAGGCGAGCCAAACGTGAGGCTGCGAAGGCCGGCCTGACTCTGAGCAGGTATCTGGAAGAGGCGCTTCGCATCAGTTTGGCCGCGCCGCTGGCCAAGGCCTCCGGTCCGGTCGAACTGCCGGTCAGCGAGGGAGGCGAACCACGGCCGGGCGCCCAGAAGGGGCCAGGAGACGTCAGCCGTCGGCGAGTGTAGCTTTCTGTCTGGCGCGGACCGCTGAGTGTAGGTTCCTGTCTGGCGCGGACCATCGAGCGTAGGTTCCTGTCTGGCGCGGACCATCGAGCGTAGGTTCCTATCTTTGGGCGGCTTCCGTATTCCCTGGTCGCAGGCTTGGCCCTCAGGTCCGGGCAGATGGAATGCTACATTCGGGCACCGGGTCCAGATGGAAACCTACAGTCGCCTGCCTAGGCCAGATAGGAACGTACACTCGCCGACGAGTGTACGTTCCTATCTGGCCAAGACGCCGAATGTCGGCGGCTGTCTGGGGAGGACCGGCCAGCCCAGGGTTTGAGGCGTTCGAGGCGCCGGTTCATGGAGCGGCCGGTCTCGTGGACGGCGGTCGGCGGTGAAGCAGGAACAGGTGGCCTGGCCTGCGGAACGCGCACAGGCCGGATTCCCGTGGTGACCGGCGCAGCCCCTCTATGCCCGATGCCGTCTCGCCAACCCCCTGCGCCGGCGGCGCCGAGCAGCCACGTCGGGCGGCGGCGTCGGAATGGGGCTTGGCGGGTTCGGCCGGTAGGCTCGACATGTGTCGCCGGAGGCGCGGGCCGCCCGTCGGCCGACGCGGTGGACGAACGGAGGCGCAAACATGACAACTCCCTTTGGCGGTACGGATCAGCCCGTCTTCTGGCCGGGCGGTTCCCCGCCGGTACCGGGGGCGGTCCCGCCTGCCGGATTGGTGCCAGGCGCGGGGGCCGCGCCGCAGTGGCCCGGCGCACCGCCGCCGGCTCCGGGCGTGGCGCCGCCCGCCGGGTCGGTGCTGGGCGCCGGGGCGTTCCCCCAGGGAACGCCGGGAGGTCCGCCGGGCCAACTCGGCGTAGGCGCGCCAGGGTGGAGTTCGTCCCCAGGGGACCAACCCGGCGGGCCGCCCTATGGCAGCGTCTTTTCGCCGCCCCATTTCGCCGCGCCGAGCCCCCGGCCCGTGTCGTTGCCGCCTCCGCAGCCGAAGCGGGGCAAGAGCCGGGCCGGAGTCGTTGTGCTGCTAGTCGCGGCTTTGATCGCAGTGGGCGTGTTCGTCTTGTGGCCTAGGGACAAGGTCGACATGGTGGCGTTCTGCAAGCTGGCGACCGAGGGGGAAGAGGGCAGGCATTACACGTTGGGCGAGGTTGAACGGAACTATGAAGCTATGCGCAAAGTGGCGCCAAAAGCGCTGAGGCCCCACATCGACAACCAGTTGGCGTTCATGCGGGAAGAGCCCGAGGTGAGCCGCCTGATGTACGAAGAGGAACTGTCTTCTATGAGCCAGGCCGCCCGCGAGCAGTTCCTCAGCGATTTCGACGAAGCCGCGACCAAGTACGAACTCGCGGAATCAATCAAGGCGATCAGAAGCGAGGTCGCGCGCTGCCCGCAGGCTCAGTGAGGGCTTCGCCGGAGGCTCTCCGTGTCGTCAGTTCCCCACTTGATGACGCCGACGTCTTGGATTCCGCAGCGGTGGGCCAGCGCCGCGCGCTGGACCGCGAATTGGCGGCTTGAGCGCGGCGGTCTGGGCGGAAGCCGGCCTATGCCGGGAGGTCGGCCTCCGCGACCGCCTCCGCCAGGACCGGGTCGGCTTTGAGGTTGATGCGCATGGCGTAGAAGCTGCGCCACACGAAGACCGTGCTGACCAGGAACAGCACCGCCGCCATGACGTGCACCAGGACGCCCAGGCCGCGGCCGTTCAGCATGGTGGCCAACTCCACGGCCAACAGGCCGAACAGGGTGGTGAACTTGATCACCGGGTTCAGCGCCACCGAGGAGGTGTCCTTGAACGGGTCGCCCACCGTGTCGCCGATCACCGTGGCGTCATGCAGGGCGGTGCCCTTCTGGTGGAGGTCCACCTCCACGATCTTCTTGGCGTTGTCCCAGGCCCCGCCCGCATTGGCCATGAAAATGGCCTGGTAGAGGCCGAACAAGGCGATGGAGATCAGGTAGCCGATGAACAGGTACGGCTCCACGAACGCGAACGCCAGGGTGGCGAAGAAGATCGCCAGGAAGATGGTCAACATCCCCTGCTGGGCGTACTGCGTGCAGATTTCGACCACCCGCCGCGAGTCCTTGTCCGAGGCGGCGGTCGTGGTGCCCAGGTTGATGTGCCCCTTGATGTATTCGACCGCCCGGTACGCGCCGGTGGTGACGGCCTGCGAAGACGCGCCCGTGAACCAGTAGATGACCGCGCCGCCCAGGATCAGGCCCAACAGGAACGGCGGGTGGACCAGGGAAAGGTTCTCCACGCCGGTTGACAGGGAATCGGTCAGCGCCATGATGATAGAGAAGATCATGGTGGTGGCGCCCACCACGGCGGTCCCGATCAGCACCGGCTTGGCGGTGGCCTTGAAGGTGTTCCCCGCGCCGTCGTTCTCCTCCAGCATCAGCTTGGCGGCCCGCCAATGCGGGGTGTAACCCAGGTCCTTGGACACGTCCTTGACCTGCTCGATCTGGGACAACTCGAAAACGGACTGGGCGTTGTCGGTGACCGGCCCGTAGGAGTCCACCGCGATGGTGACCGGGCCCATCCCCAAGAACCCGAACGCCACCAGGCCGAACGCGAACACGGCCGGCGCGGCGGCGGCCAGCACTGACGCGTCCGCCGGCAGGCCCAACAACGCCTCCGACAAGCCCAAAGTCGAGATCAGGTAGGCCCCGCCCATCAGCCCCACAATGGCGATCCCCAGCCAGTACGCCGAGAAGTTCCCCGCGATCAGCCCGGACAGGATGTTCAGCGACGGGCCGCCCTCCCGCGACGAGGTCACCACCTCGCGGGTGTGCCGCGCCTTGGTCGAGGTGAACACCTTCACCAACTCGGGGATCAGCGCCCCCGCCAGGGTGCCCAGCGAGATGATGATCGACAGCTTCCACCACAGGCCGTCCTCCAAGCCGTGCAGCATGAACGCCGTGGTCAGGAAGGTCAGCACGATGGAAACGCAAGAAGTCACCCAGACCAGCGAAGTCAGCGGCACCTCGAAGTCGAAGTCGTGCTTCTTGGCCAGCGCCCGGCGGCAAATGAACTCGTTGGCGAAGTAGCTCAGCACGGAGGCGATCAGCATGACGGCGCGGACCGTGAAAATCCAAACCAAGAGCGTGGCTTGGGTGACGGCATCGGGCACCCCCAAAAGGATGAACGTGATCAACGCGACCCCGGTGACGCCGTACGTCTCAAAACCGTCCGCGGACGGGCCGACCGAATCCCCGGCGTTGTCGCCCGTGCAGTCCGCGATGGTGCCGGGGTTGCGCGGGTCGTCCTCGTCGATCTTGAAGACGATCTTCATCAGGTCGGAGCCGATGTCCGCGATCTTGGTGAAAATACCGCCCGCGATCCGCAGGGCGGACGCGCCCAGGGATTCCCCGATCGCGAAGCCGATGAAGCACGAACCGGCGATGTCGCCGGGCAGGAACAGCAAGATGACCAGCATCAACAGCAGTTCCAGCGAGATCAGCACCATGCCGATGGACATGCCGGAACGCATTGGGATGGCGTGGACCGGCCACGGCTCGCCGCGCAGCGAGGCGTGCGCGGTGCGCGAGTTCGCGAAGGTGTTGACGCGGATGCCGAACCAGGCCACGGAGAACGACCCGGCCATCCCGATCAGGGAGAACGCGATGATGATGGCGACGCGGCCCCAGGAGAAGCTGATCGCGAACTTGTAGTAGATGACGATCACGGCGGCGATGAACGCCCACAGGATGAGCAGGAACTGGCCCTGTTTGAGCAGGTAGGTTTTGCAAGTGGCGAAGATCAGCTCCGAGACGCGCTTCATGGCGGGGTGCACCGGCAGCGACTTCAGCTTGATGTACGTCCACGCGCCGAAGGCAAGCCCCAGCAGGCAGACCGCCAGGGCTATCAGCAGCACCGACGGCCCGCTCAGCCAATCCGTCAACTGGACGGCGCCAAGGTCTGGCAGCTTCAAGTTGGCTTCGCCGCCGTGCGGCTCGGCCGCCGCCAAGGATTGGGTGAAAAACATGGTGGACCTCCGGACTGGGACTGCGTGAAGGGGTCGGTCGCCGCGTGATCGCGCAGACTTACGGGCGTTAGCCCCCGCCTCGTGAGCGTTGGCGCCCGGAACCCCAACGGTAGAGCGTAGACGCGTGCCGTTCCGGGCGGGGAAGTCAATCGTCCCAGGTCCGGCTTGCTGGGCCCGTGGCCGCGTCTTTCGGGTGCACGATGCCGTTTGGCCGCCTCCGCCTCCCACCCAGTTGGCCACGTACTGAGACAGCGCCCGCCCACCGCGTGCCGGCCCCGCCGGTTCGCCAGTGTGGATTGATTGGGTTTCCCCCGTTCGGCCGCGCGGCGGCCTGTTGGCAAACCTCCGTTCGTTACCGGCCGGTGGTTCGTCCCGGCCGCCGGCTGGATCCCGCAGCCCGCGCGGTCGGCAACCGGAGCGCGCTGCGAGTGGGCGTGCTGGGTGCGCTGGCGAGGGCGGTGGGCCGAGCCCTCCGAATGAAAGGAGTCGGGTATGGCGATGCTGGTAGGCGCGCTGTTGCCGATAGTCGTGGCGTTGGGACTGGGATTCCTGGCGGGCGCCCGACATGACTTCGACGCCCCGCAAGCGGCCATTCTGAACCGGATGGTCATGCTTTACGCGCTGCCGCTGTCATTGTTCGCGGGGGTGATGGCGGCGCCGCGCCGAGTGCTTTTCTCCAATTTGCCCATGTTCGCGTGGATTGCGGGCGTGATGACCGGAGGCTTGATCGCGGTCTACTTGGTTTCGCGCTTCCTGTTCCGCCGTCCGGCGCCCGTCGCGGCCCTCCAGGCCCTGGCGATCAGCGCGCCCGCGGTGCCTTTTGTCGGGTCGAGCGTCTTGCCGGACCTGTTCCCCTCTGACGCGGCCCTGGCCATTGCGATCGGCTCGCTGGTCGTCAATGTTGTCCAGGTGCCGCTGGCCATGCTGGTTCTCACGCGCGCGGGCGGGGCCGGGGCTGTTGTCGCCAGCGGGGCCGGACCCCATGGGGCCGGGGCCTCCAAGGCGGGGTCTGGCGGTATTGGCGGGGCTGACCGCGTGGGGGCTGGGCCGTCCAGGGCAGCGGTCGGGCGGTCGGCCATAGCGCAACTGGGCGTGAGCTTGCGCCAGACCATCGCGGAGCCGGTGGTGTGGTCGCCTTTGGCGGCGTTTGTGCTGGTGGCGTTCGGAGTCGGTTTGCCGAAGATGCTTCACGGGGCTTTGATGCTGCTGGGGCAGGCGACCGGCGGGGTGGCGCTGTTCGCGTCCGGCGCGACCTTGTTCGCCCAGAGGGTGTCCGTCTCGCGGACGGTTTGGCTGAACGTGGCGGCCCGCAACTTGGTGATCCCAGCGGCGGCCTGGGGCCTGATGGTTCTGGCGGGCCTGGGCGCTGCGACGACCTCGCTGACGGTGACCACGTTGGCCATCCCGAGCGCGTCGATCGCCACCATCCTGGCGATCCGGTTCAACGTGGCCACCCGTGAGATGGCCTCCACGCTGTTCATCTCCACCATTGGCTCAATCGCCACGATGGGCCTATTCCTGTTCCTGACCCACGCCTGATCGTCCCGGCCTTCGGCGCCGAGGTGGGCGGACGGCATCGGCGGCTGGGGGGTCTCTTCTGTCAGAGGTGTTTCAGCGCCTCGCGGCGGGCGAGGGGGCTCAGGTCGTGGGCGTCCGCGAAGGCGCGCACCCAAGCGGGGTCGGTGCGGGCGAAGTCGCGCAGGGCCCAGCCGATCGCCTTGCGGATGAAGAACTCTTTGTCGGCGGCGTTGGCCTCAATGGCTTCGGTGAGAAGCTCGCGGTCGGTGCGGTCTTTGCGCCCCAGCTGGCCCAGGATGGCCAGGCGGCGCAGCCAGAAGCTGTCGGCCGCCAGCCAGCGGCGGCTGGCCAGGGCGGCGGCGGCCCGGTCGGCGTCGTGGAGGGCGGCGATCCGGTGGGCCAGTTGGTCCACGTAATCCCACCAGGCGCCTGTGAGCGCCTGGTGTTCGTGCAGATCAACCAGCTCCGGGCGGCCCAGCGCGGGTCTCAGGCCGGTCAGGTCGATGGCGGCGTAGCGCTCCTCGCGGTGTTCGGCCTGGTCCCACAACTCGCGGGAGTAGCGCTCAATGTCTGCCAGGTCGAGGCGGTGGTCGGCGCCAAGCTCGTGGGCTATCCGCCGCACGTGGGCGCGCGTCAGGCCCAGGAAGGGCATGGCGGATTTCATGTAGGCCTGTTGCCCGGACGCGCGGGCTGGGTCGGCTTGGGCGGCCAGGGCTTGGCGGACGGCGCGGGCGAATGGGCTCACGGCCGAAGACTAGCGGCATCCGGGCGCGGCGCCCGCCGCACTGGCGCGGCCGTGGGGGTCTCGGTTGTCCCAGACGGGTGGATTCGAGTCACGGGGCCGGTCCGGCCGCACGTTTTCGGGGGAACCCCGCCGTCCCAGCGGGCGAGATTCGGCGGCTCGAAACGGGGCCGCGGGCGGCGGGCGTGGTGTTCTGAACTCGCGCTCGGGGGCGGCGTCAAACCCTGTGGGCCTGCGGGGAAGCGCCTTCCGGGAGCCCATGCGGAAACATTGAGCCCGCAGGACTCAACTTTTTAAGTTGAGTGTGCTACGCTCAACTTTGATCCGGGTGACACCCGGCCTGACCGATCGGGCCCAAAGGCCCGCCGCCAAGGGAGCCGCTCGCGGCCCCCCCAACACGACAAGGAGGAACAACATGACTGCCCATCCGTTCGATCCCTTCCGCGACATTGACCGCGTGTTCGGACAATTCAGCCGCGCCGCCGCGTCCGAGGCCAGGGTCATGCCGATGGACCTGTACCGGCAAGGCGACGCGTTCGTGGTGAAAGTCGACCTGCCGGGCGTCAACCCCGACAGCATTGACATCGACGTGGATGACAGGACTCTGACCATCCGCGCGGAACGCCCGGCGATCGAACTCGACGTCAGCCAGGACAACAACACCTGGCTGAGCCGCGAGCGCGCCAGCGGGACCTACGCCCGGCAGATTTCGCTTGGGCCCGGCCTTGACCTGGGTCGGATCGACGCCAACTACCGCGACGGCGTGCTGACCCTCACCATCCCGGTGGCCGAAGAGGCCAAGCCGCGCAAGATCGCCGTGCGCACGGAACAGACCATCGAGTCCTGACCTGCGCCGGCGGGCGCCGGCCCGGTTCGCTCTGGACTGGTTAGAGCTTTACGGCCCGCCCGACGCGGGCGGGCCATGCCGCCACCCGGGCACCGCTCACGGCGCGAGCAGCGCCAGCGGCACCACGCCCACGCCGTCAGCGCGGCGGTAGGCGTGCGGGCCCGTGTTGAGCACAATCGCGTCCAACGCGAGGTCGGCGTAGCGCTCCCTGAACCAGCGAAGGTGGCGGGTGTCGCGGTCGGCGACTGCGGCGGAGAGCTTGACCTCGATGGGCAGGCACATACCGTCGGCTCTCTCCACCACCAGGTCCACCTCGTGGTCTCCGTCGCGGGTGCGCAGGTGGCTGACCCTCGCCTCGGCGGCCGAGGCCGCCACGCGCACGCACAAAGTCGCCAGCGCCTCGAAGAGCCTGCCCAGCATGGTTCCGGCCTGCGGGCCCAGGGGCCTGCCCTGGCCGTCGAGGAGCGCGTCAACGCCCAGGCCGAGGAGCCGCGCGGCCAGCGCCGGATCCGCCAGTTGATGCTTGGGCGTCCTGCCCAGACGCGCCGCCGGGTTGGCCACCGGGCCCCAGGCTGGCACCGGGTCCGTCAGCCAAATGTCTGCGAGCGTGTCCTGGTAGGCGACGGCTGTGGACCGCGCCAGCTTGTCCGCTTGTCCCGCCGCGGCGGCGTTCAAGATGTGCGAATAGGAGGCGGTGGAGGAGGTTGCCGCCGCATAAGCCCGGAGCCAGTCCATGAGCGCGCCCCGGCGGCGCACCCGCTTGCCAAGCTCCGGCACGTCCCGGTCAACGGCGTTGAGCAAGTAGGAGTCGAGTTCGAAGCGCAGAGCCCGCCCCGTCAGACCCGCCATCCCTGGGAAACCGGAGCTCACAATGTGGCTGGCGTAATCCGCCAACCTGGCGTCGCTGGTCCCGTCCAGGTCCGCCTGACCCCCGGCCAACAGTCCGGCCAGGCTTATCCCGCCGCTGGCGGCCGCGCCCCGCTCGGTCAAGGTCATTGGCCGCATGCGCAGCCGCCCGATCCGCCCCGCCCCCGAATGCGCGGTCGCGCCGGGCCGGGGAGTCGCGCTCCCCGTGAGCAAGAACTGGCCGCCGGTCCTGTCTTGGTCGACCTGCCGTCGGATCACATCCCAGACCTCGGGAACCCTTTGCCATTCGTCCACCAGCAGCGGCCTGGCGCGGGTCAAAATGGTCTCCGGTTGGGCCGACACCACTTCGAGGACCGCCTTGGAGTCGAGCCGCACTTCGGCCCGCGCCCGCTGCGCCGCCGTGGTGGTCTTGCCCACGCCCCTGGCCCCGTCGATTGCTATGGCCGCGGCAGGGGGAAACAGCGCGTCAAGCTCTGAGTCGATGATCCTCCGCCTGTACAGCACCGGCCTATCATACATTTAGCGGCGGCTGTACGCTACATATAGCGGACATCCAGCGCTACAGTTAGCGGACAAGAAGTCGCACAAGTGGCGCTCGTTCCGCAGCGGCTCCGGCCGCCGATGCCGTCGCTGCCGTCTTCCCCGCCGCGCCCGTCAGCGGTCGGCCTGTTTCGCGCGCATTGGGCCGTGTTCCGAGTCCCCGCCGACGCGCGGGTCAACGACGGCCGGGCCGGAGACGGCATCGCGCGCGTGGGAATCCCCGCCCCCGGCGCGAGTCAACGGTCTGGCGTGCGGCCCCTGTGCGCTGGCCGACATGTGGGCCCCGTACCATGTCCCTAGTCAAGGCCGCCCGCTCTGTTAGGAGACATTGTGAATCTGCCCCTGGTGCCCAACGTCATAGCCGGCCAGCCCGTCGGCCAGCCCGGACCCGACCCGCTGGCGGTCCGCAACCCAGCCACCGGCCAGGCGATCGCGCAGGTGGCGGAGGCCTCCCCCGGCCAGGTCGATCACGCCGTCCAGGCGGCTGACCAGGCGTTTCAGTCTTGGTCCCAGGTCCCCTTGGGACGCCGGACCGCCATCTTGTTCAAACTGCGGGAGTTGTTGGTCGAAGCGACGGACGAACTCGCGGACGTCATCACCCGCGAACAGGGCAAGGTCCGCTCAGACGCGAAGGGCGAGGTCGCGCGCGGACTGGAGGTTGTCGACTTCGCCTGCGGGATCCCGCAATTGCTGAAAGGCGAGTACTCGCCGCAGGTCGCGACGGGCGTGGACGTCACGTCCTGGCGGGAGCCGCTGGGCGTGACGGTCGGCATCACGCCGTTCAATTTCCCGATCATGGTGCCGCTGTGGATGTCGCCGCTGGCCATCGCCACGGGCAACACGTTCATTCTGAAGCCCTCCCCGCAAGACCCTTCGGCCGGCGTCCAACTGGCGGAACTCTGGCGGCGCGCGGGCTTGCCGGACGGCGTCTTCCAGGTTCTCCACGGCGGCCCCGGCGTGGTCAACCAGCTCTTGA
The nucleotide sequence above comes from Bifidobacteriaceae bacterium. Encoded proteins:
- a CDS encoding AEC family transporter, which codes for MAMLVGALLPIVVALGLGFLAGARHDFDAPQAAILNRMVMLYALPLSLFAGVMAAPRRVLFSNLPMFAWIAGVMTGGLIAVYLVSRFLFRRPAPVAALQALAISAPAVPFVGSSVLPDLFPSDAALAIAIGSLVVNVVQVPLAMLVLTRAGGAGAVVASGAGPHGAGASKAGSGGIGGADRVGAGPSRAAVGRSAIAQLGVSLRQTIAEPVVWSPLAAFVLVAFGVGLPKMLHGALMLLGQATGGVALFASGATLFAQRVSVSRTVWLNVAARNLVIPAAAWGLMVLAGLGAATTSLTVTTLAIPSASIATILAIRFNVATREMASTLFISTIGSIATMGLFLFLTHA
- a CDS encoding DUF4143 domain-containing protein: MLYRRRIIDSELDALFPPAAAIAIDGARGVGKTTTAAQRARAEVRLDSKAVLEVVSAQPETILTRARPLLVDEWQRVPEVWDVIRRQVDQDRTGGQFLLTGSATPRPGATAHSGAGRIGRLRMRPMTLTERGAAASGGISLAGLLAGGQADLDGTSDARLADYASHIVSSGFPGMAGLTGRALRFELDSYLLNAVDRDVPELGKRVRRRGALMDWLRAYAAATSSTASYSHILNAAAAGQADKLARSTAVAYQDTLADIWLTDPVPAWGPVANPAARLGRTPKHQLADPALAARLLGLGVDALLDGQGRPLGPQAGTMLGRLFEALATLCVRVAASAAEARVSHLRTRDGDHEVDLVVERADGMCLPIEVKLSAAVADRDTRHLRWFRERYADLALDAIVLNTGPHAYRRADGVGVVPLALLAP
- a CDS encoding DNA alkylation repair protein, which translates into the protein MSPFARAVRQALAAQADPARASGQQAYMKSAMPFLGLTRAHVRRIAHELGADHRLDLADIERYSRELWDQAEHREERYAAIDLTGLRPALGRPELVDLHEHQALTGAWWDYVDQLAHRIAALHDADRAAAALASRRWLAADSFWLRRLAILGQLGRKDRTDRELLTEAIEANAADKEFFIRKAIGWALRDFARTDPAWVRAFADAHDLSPLARREALKHL
- a CDS encoding sodium-translocating pyrophosphatase, with translation MFFTQSLAAAEPHGGEANLKLPDLGAVQLTDWLSGPSVLLIALAVCLLGLAFGAWTYIKLKSLPVHPAMKRVSELIFATCKTYLLKQGQFLLILWAFIAAVIVIYYKFAISFSWGRVAIIIAFSLIGMAGSFSVAWFGIRVNTFANSRTAHASLRGEPWPVHAIPMRSGMSIGMVLISLELLLMLVILLFLPGDIAGSCFIGFAIGESLGASALRIAGGIFTKIADIGSDLMKIVFKIDEDDPRNPGTIADCTGDNAGDSVGPSADGFETYGVTGVALITFILLGVPDAVTQATLLVWIFTVRAVMLIASVLSYFANEFICRRALAKKHDFDFEVPLTSLVWVTSCVSIVLTFLTTAFMLHGLEDGLWWKLSIIISLGTLAGALIPELVKVFTSTKARHTREVVTSSREGGPSLNILSGLIAGNFSAYWLGIAIVGLMGGAYLISTLGLSEALLGLPADASVLAAAAPAVFAFGLVAFGFLGMGPVTIAVDSYGPVTDNAQSVFELSQIEQVKDVSKDLGYTPHWRAAKLMLEENDGAGNTFKATAKPVLIGTAVVGATTMIFSIIMALTDSLSTGVENLSLVHPPFLLGLILGGAVIYWFTGASSQAVTTGAYRAVEYIKGHINLGTTTAASDKDSRRVVEICTQYAQQGMLTIFLAIFFATLAFAFVEPYLFIGYLISIALFGLYQAIFMANAGGAWDNAKKIVEVDLHQKGTALHDATVIGDTVGDPFKDTSSVALNPVIKFTTLFGLLAVELATMLNGRGLGVLVHVMAAVLFLVSTVFVWRSFYAMRINLKADPVLAEAVAEADLPA
- a CDS encoding helix-turn-helix domain-containing protein, with protein sequence MILTLFANPAAAAGSLPRGAATVLEIMRQAATPLKTGEVADLSGYSRPTAIRHLTTLR
- a CDS encoding Hsp20/alpha crystallin family protein translates to MTAHPFDPFRDIDRVFGQFSRAAASEARVMPMDLYRQGDAFVVKVDLPGVNPDSIDIDVDDRTLTIRAERPAIELDVSQDNNTWLSRERASGTYARQISLGPGLDLGRIDANYRDGVLTLTIPVAEEAKPRKIAVRTEQTIES